One segment of Nocardia farcinica DNA contains the following:
- a CDS encoding MarP family serine protease: MSSSVWLDVVVVVLALAAAASGWRQGAVASALAFLGVVLGAVAGILIAPHILVHVDEGRTRVLTGVLLIVVLVIVGEVAGMVLGRAARSGMRHPFTRSVDSIVGAALQAVAVLVIAWLLALPLATSSQPAIASAINGSRVLADVNEVAPNWLRKVPNEFSRLLNTSGLPDVIGPFGRAPIAAVEPPDPSVLASPVAASLQQSVLRIRGVAPSCQRALEGSGFVIAPERVMTNAHVVAGTTSVSVDTARGPLEASVVLFDPSKDIAVLAVPGLTAPVIPQASAAARSGDSAIVLGYPGGGPYTASAARVRETLDLTGPTIYRNGTVEREVYTVRGLVRAGNSGGPLVDTQGQVLGVVFGAAVTDDDTGYVLTLSEVRTELEAAPGATLPVDTGGCVLS; encoded by the coding sequence ATGAGTTCGTCGGTTTGGCTCGACGTCGTCGTGGTGGTGCTGGCGCTGGCCGCCGCCGCCTCCGGCTGGCGGCAGGGCGCGGTCGCCTCGGCGCTGGCCTTCCTCGGCGTGGTGCTCGGCGCCGTCGCGGGCATCCTCATCGCGCCGCACATCCTCGTCCACGTCGACGAGGGACGTACCCGGGTGCTCACCGGGGTGTTGCTGATCGTGGTGCTGGTGATCGTCGGTGAGGTCGCGGGCATGGTGCTGGGGCGCGCGGCCCGCAGCGGCATGCGGCATCCGTTCACCCGCAGCGTCGACAGCATCGTGGGCGCGGCGCTGCAAGCGGTGGCGGTGCTGGTCATCGCCTGGCTGCTGGCGCTGCCGTTGGCCACCTCCTCACAGCCGGCCATCGCCTCGGCGATCAACGGCTCCCGCGTGCTGGCCGATGTCAACGAGGTCGCCCCGAACTGGCTGCGCAAGGTACCCAACGAGTTCTCCCGGCTGCTGAACACCTCCGGGCTGCCGGATGTGATCGGGCCGTTCGGCCGGGCGCCGATCGCGGCCGTCGAGCCGCCGGACCCGAGCGTGCTGGCCAGTCCCGTCGCCGCCTCGTTGCAGCAGAGCGTGCTGCGCATCCGCGGTGTGGCGCCCAGCTGCCAGCGCGCGCTGGAGGGCTCCGGCTTCGTCATCGCGCCGGAACGGGTGATGACCAACGCGCACGTGGTGGCGGGCACGACCAGCGTCTCGGTGGACACCGCGCGCGGCCCGCTGGAGGCGAGCGTGGTGCTGTTCGATCCGTCCAAGGACATCGCGGTCCTCGCGGTGCCCGGCCTCACCGCACCGGTGATCCCACAGGCATCCGCGGCGGCGCGCTCGGGCGACAGCGCGATCGTGCTCGGCTACCCCGGCGGCGGCCCGTACACCGCCAGCGCGGCGCGCGTGCGCGAGACGCTGGATCTGACCGGTCCGACGATCTACCGCAACGGCACCGTCGAACGCGAGGTGTACACGGTGCGCGGCCTGGTGCGCGCGGGTAACTCGGGCGGTCCGCTGGTCGACACCCAGGGCCAGGTGCTCGGCGTGGTGTTCGGCGCGGCCGTCACCGACGACGACACCGGCTACGTGCTGACACTGTCGGAGGTGCGCACCGAGCTGGAGGCCGCGCCCGGGGCGACGCTGCCGGTCGACACCGGGGGCTGCGTGCTGAGCTGA
- a CDS encoding DUF4177 domain-containing protein — MTTWEYATVPLLTHATKQILDQWGADGWELVTVLPGPTGEQHVAYLKRPKQ, encoded by the coding sequence ATGACCACATGGGAATACGCGACCGTGCCGTTGCTCACGCACGCGACCAAGCAGATCCTCGACCAGTGGGGCGCCGACGGCTGGGAATTGGTGACGGTGCTGCCCGGCCCGACCGGCGAGCAGCACGTCGCGTACCTCAAGCGCCCGAAGCAGTAG
- a CDS encoding Crp/Fnr family transcriptional regulator, whose amino-acid sequence MDEALARAGIFQGVEPTAVAALAKQLQPVDFPRGHVIFNEGEPGDRLYIITSGKVKIGRRSPDGRENLLTIMGPSDMFGELSIFDPGPRTSTATTVTEVRAVTMDRDALKSWIDQRPEIAEQLLRVLARRLRRTNNNLADLIFTDVPGRVAKALLQLAQRFGTQEAGALRVTHDLTQEEIAQLVGASRETVNKALADFAHRGWLRLEGKSVLISDSERLARRAR is encoded by the coding sequence GTGGACGAGGCCCTCGCCAGAGCAGGCATCTTCCAAGGCGTAGAGCCCACCGCGGTGGCGGCGCTCGCCAAACAACTGCAGCCGGTGGACTTCCCACGCGGCCATGTCATCTTCAACGAGGGTGAGCCCGGCGACCGGCTGTACATCATCACCTCGGGCAAGGTGAAGATCGGCCGTCGTTCCCCGGACGGCCGGGAGAACCTGCTGACCATCATGGGCCCGTCGGACATGTTCGGCGAGCTGTCGATCTTCGACCCCGGGCCGCGTACCTCGACCGCCACCACGGTCACCGAGGTCCGCGCCGTCACCATGGACCGCGACGCCCTCAAGTCCTGGATCGACCAGCGGCCCGAGATCGCCGAACAGTTGCTGCGGGTCCTCGCGCGCCGCCTGCGCCGCACCAACAACAACCTCGCCGACCTGATCTTCACCGACGTGCCCGGCCGCGTGGCCAAGGCACTGCTGCAGCTCGCGCAGCGCTTCGGCACCCAGGAAGCGGGTGCCCTGCGGGTCACCCACGACCTGACCCAGGAGGAGATCGCGCAGCTGGTCGGCGCGTCCCGCGAGACCGTCAACAAGGCGCTCGCCGACTTCGCGCACCGCGGCTGGCTGCGCCTGGAAGGCAAGAGCGTGCTGATCTCGGACTCCGAGCGGCTCGCCCGCCGCGCTCGCTGA
- a CDS encoding NUDIX hydrolase, whose translation MTLEIPADTPAWLRRAVEPGALDPVDSLSKARAVRRLMTLTAEPRQAAVLVLFGGSPEPDPGAPGGLPADADVLLTQRAATMRQHRGQVAFPGGATDPGDRDPVDTALREATEETGLLRAGVQPVATLPKLFVPPSRFDVTPVVAYWREPSEVRVVDPAETERVVRVPMAELLDPANRFLVRSSFGYQSPAFQVDGMLVWGLTGGILAGLISGAGWEIEWDRTDVRDLEEALAAVGMSL comes from the coding sequence ATGACCCTGGAGATCCCGGCCGACACGCCCGCGTGGCTGCGCCGTGCCGTCGAGCCCGGTGCCCTCGACCCCGTCGACTCGCTGTCCAAGGCCCGTGCGGTACGCAGGCTGATGACGCTCACCGCCGAACCGCGCCAGGCCGCCGTGCTCGTGCTGTTCGGCGGCTCACCTGAGCCCGACCCGGGCGCGCCGGGCGGTTTGCCCGCCGACGCCGACGTGCTGCTCACCCAGCGCGCGGCCACCATGCGCCAGCACCGCGGGCAGGTCGCCTTCCCCGGTGGCGCGACCGATCCCGGGGACCGCGATCCCGTCGACACGGCGCTGCGGGAGGCGACCGAGGAAACCGGCCTGCTGCGCGCCGGTGTGCAGCCGGTGGCCACGCTTCCGAAGCTGTTCGTGCCGCCGTCGCGCTTCGACGTCACGCCGGTCGTGGCGTACTGGCGCGAGCCCAGCGAGGTGCGGGTGGTCGACCCGGCCGAGACCGAGCGCGTGGTGCGGGTGCCGATGGCCGAACTGCTCGACCCCGCCAACCGGTTCCTGGTCCGCAGCTCCTTCGGCTACCAGAGCCCGGCCTTCCAGGTCGACGGCATGCTCGTCTGGGGCCTGACCGGCGGCATTCTCGCCGGGCTGATCAGCGGCGCGGGCTGGGAGATCGAGTGGGATCGCACCGACGTGCGTGACCTGGAGGAAGCACTGGCTGCGGTGGGGATGTCACTATGA
- a CDS encoding MBL fold metallo-hydrolase: MTLTHPAYGRVRQVTPTAAVLLADNPGQMTLDGTNTWLLRAPGATEYVVVDPGPKDKKHTEAILAATDGRIALTLITHHHHDHTGGIDRLVKLTGAPVTAADPGYLHGWDTPLADDAVLEAAGLRIRTLATPGHTSDSVSFVLDDAVITGDTILGSGTTVLESRSGALADYLDSLDRLLAEGSGKALLPAHGPDHADLAPVAQYYVKHRHERLDQVRAALRELGADAGAMAVVRKVYADVDKRLWPAARSSVQAQLDYLRSRG; this comes from the coding sequence ATGACGCTGACCCATCCCGCATACGGCCGGGTACGTCAGGTGACGCCGACGGCGGCGGTGCTGCTGGCGGACAACCCGGGCCAGATGACGCTGGACGGCACCAACACCTGGTTGTTGCGGGCGCCCGGCGCCACCGAATACGTGGTGGTCGACCCGGGGCCCAAGGACAAGAAGCACACCGAGGCGATTCTCGCCGCGACCGACGGCCGCATCGCGCTCACGCTCATCACCCACCATCACCACGACCACACCGGCGGCATCGACCGGCTGGTGAAGCTCACCGGCGCGCCGGTCACCGCGGCCGACCCCGGCTACCTGCACGGCTGGGACACCCCGCTGGCCGACGACGCCGTGCTGGAGGCGGCCGGTCTGCGCATCCGGACGCTGGCCACGCCCGGCCACACCTCGGACTCGGTGAGTTTCGTGCTCGACGACGCGGTGATCACCGGCGACACGATCCTCGGCAGCGGCACCACCGTGCTGGAATCGCGCAGCGGTGCGCTGGCCGACTACCTCGATTCGCTGGATCGGCTGCTGGCCGAGGGGTCGGGCAAGGCGTTGCTGCCCGCGCACGGACCCGACCACGCCGACCTCGCGCCGGTCGCCCAGTACTACGTGAAGCACCGGCACGAACGTCTGGATCAGGTGCGTGCCGCTCTGCGGGAGCTGGGCGCGGACGCGGGTGCGATGGCGGTGGTCCGCAAGGTATACGCCGATGTGGACAAGCGGCTGTGGCCGGCGGCGCGCAGTTCGGTGCAGGCCCAGCTGGACTATCTGCGCAGCAGGGGCTGA
- a CDS encoding penicillin-binding protein — protein sequence MPITHTLAKLAGSCALAAVLVAGLLFPLAGGFGFVSNRAADAVDNVSAELVEGTVPAVSTMVDAAGNPIAWLYEQRRFEVPSDRISNDMKLAIISIEDRRFAEHDGVDWQGTVRAFLTNTTSGEVQQGASTLDQQYVKNFQLLVVAKTDAERRAAIETTPARKIREIRMALTLDKELTKDEILTRYLNLVPFGNSSYGIQDAAQTYFGIDAADLNVPQAAMLAGMVQSSSKLNPYTNPQGVLDRRNTVLDTMIQNIPGRAEEFRKAKQEPLGVLPEPKGLPRGCIAANDRGFFCDYALQYLAEAGISREQIDKGGFLIRTTLDPAVQDSVKRAINDHAKPDLDHIAEVMSVVAPGQDSHPVLAMASSRTYGLNQDANETVQPQPFSMVGDGAGSVFKIFTTAAAMEKGLGINSQLDVPARFDAQGMGNGGARGCPPATYCVENAGRYKSPMSVTEALATSPNTAFVKLIQAVGVTPTVDMAVRLGMRSFTKPGTSGHGNQSLADMIKDQNLGSFTLGPVAINPLELSNVAATLASGGRWCPPSPIKEVIDRYGKPVPLTQQACEQVVEPGLANTLANAMSKDDTSGTAAGAAQAMGWGGLPMAGKTGTTESHRSSAFLGFTNSLAGAVYVYGDSPTPGEICSFPLRNCGSGDLFGGNEPARTWFSAVKGVVGNFPPPALPPLDDKYVRGANNAQVPDVVGMSQSEATTALVSAGFQVSAVNGSGPPPKGSVMSMAPNGSAIPGSVITIYISDGTQRQAPSPAAPAPAPNLPAPPPLPNIPLPPWWPR from the coding sequence GTGCCGATCACACATACCCTCGCGAAGCTCGCAGGCAGCTGCGCGCTGGCCGCGGTACTCGTCGCCGGATTGCTGTTCCCGCTCGCCGGTGGTTTCGGGTTCGTCTCCAACCGCGCCGCCGACGCCGTCGACAACGTCTCCGCCGAACTCGTCGAGGGCACCGTCCCCGCGGTGTCGACGATGGTGGACGCGGCGGGCAACCCGATCGCCTGGCTCTACGAGCAGCGGCGCTTCGAGGTGCCCAGCGACCGCATCTCCAACGACATGAAGCTGGCGATCATCTCCATCGAGGACCGCCGCTTCGCCGAACACGACGGCGTCGACTGGCAGGGCACCGTCCGTGCCTTCCTGACCAACACCACCAGCGGCGAGGTCCAGCAGGGCGCCTCCACGCTGGACCAGCAGTACGTGAAGAACTTCCAGCTGCTGGTGGTCGCCAAGACCGACGCCGAGCGCCGGGCCGCCATCGAGACCACCCCCGCGCGCAAGATCCGCGAGATCCGCATGGCGCTGACGCTGGACAAGGAACTCACCAAGGACGAGATCCTCACCCGGTACCTCAACCTCGTCCCGTTCGGCAACTCCTCGTACGGCATCCAGGACGCCGCGCAGACCTATTTCGGCATCGATGCCGCGGACCTGAACGTGCCGCAGGCGGCCATGCTGGCCGGTATGGTGCAGTCCAGCTCCAAGCTGAACCCGTACACCAATCCTCAGGGCGTGCTGGACCGTCGCAACACCGTGCTGGACACGATGATCCAGAACATCCCCGGCCGTGCCGAGGAGTTCCGCAAGGCCAAGCAGGAGCCGCTGGGCGTGCTGCCGGAGCCGAAGGGGCTGCCGCGCGGCTGCATCGCGGCCAACGACCGCGGCTTCTTCTGCGACTACGCACTGCAGTACCTGGCCGAAGCGGGCATCAGCCGCGAGCAGATCGACAAGGGCGGCTTCCTGATCAGGACCACGCTCGACCCGGCCGTGCAGGACTCGGTCAAGCGCGCGATCAACGACCACGCCAAGCCGGACCTCGACCACATCGCCGAGGTGATGTCGGTCGTCGCGCCGGGACAGGACTCGCATCCGGTGCTGGCGATGGCCAGCAGCCGCACCTACGGCCTGAACCAGGACGCCAACGAGACGGTGCAACCGCAGCCGTTCTCGATGGTCGGCGACGGCGCGGGCTCGGTCTTCAAGATCTTCACCACCGCCGCCGCGATGGAGAAGGGTCTCGGCATCAACTCCCAGCTCGACGTGCCCGCCCGCTTCGACGCCCAGGGCATGGGCAACGGCGGCGCGCGCGGCTGCCCGCCGGCCACCTACTGCGTCGAGAACGCGGGCCGCTACAAGTCGCCGATGTCGGTGACCGAGGCGCTGGCCACCTCGCCGAACACCGCGTTCGTCAAGCTCATCCAGGCCGTCGGCGTGACACCGACCGTCGACATGGCGGTCCGGCTCGGCATGCGTTCGTTCACCAAGCCGGGCACCTCCGGCCACGGCAACCAGAGTCTGGCCGACATGATCAAGGACCAGAACCTCGGCTCGTTCACCCTGGGCCCGGTCGCGATCAACCCGCTCGAGCTGTCCAACGTGGCCGCGACGCTGGCCTCCGGTGGTCGCTGGTGCCCGCCCTCGCCGATCAAGGAGGTGATCGACCGCTACGGCAAGCCGGTGCCGCTCACCCAGCAGGCCTGCGAGCAGGTGGTCGAGCCGGGGCTGGCCAACACCCTGGCCAACGCCATGAGCAAGGACGACACCTCCGGCACCGCCGCGGGCGCGGCGCAGGCGATGGGCTGGGGCGGCCTGCCGATGGCGGGTAAGACGGGCACCACCGAGAGCCACCGCTCCTCGGCGTTCCTCGGCTTCACCAACTCGCTGGCCGGCGCGGTCTACGTCTACGGTGACAGCCCGACGCCCGGCGAGATCTGCTCGTTCCCGCTGCGCAACTGCGGCAGCGGCGACCTGTTCGGTGGTAACGAGCCTGCGCGCACCTGGTTCAGCGCGGTGAAGGGCGTGGTGGGCAACTTCCCGCCGCCCGCGCTGCCGCCGCTGGACGACAAATACGTGCGCGGTGCGAACAACGCGCAGGTGCCCGATGTGGTCGGGATGTCGCAGAGCGAGGCGACCACGGCGCTGGTCTCGGCGGGCTTCCAGGTGTCGGCCGTGAACGGTTCCGGACCGCCGCCGAAGGGCAGCGTGATGAGCATGGCGCCGAACGGCTCGGCGATTCCGGGCTCGGTCATCACCATCTACATCAGCGACGGCACCCAGCGGCAGGCGCCGAGTCCGGCGGCGCCGGCGCCCGCGCCGAACCTGCCGGCGCCGCCGCCGCTGCCGAACATCCCGCTGCCACCGTGGTGGCCGCGGTAG
- a CDS encoding ArsA family ATPase, whose translation MPVSAESGLDKGWPKRAEQARLHYVSGKGGTGKSTVAAALALALAAGGRRVLLVEVESRQSIAQLFDLPPLPPTETRIATADGGGEVVALALDIEHAFLEYLDMFYNLGFAGRAMRRMGAIEFVTTIAPGLRDVILTGKIKECVVRVDQAGKPVYDEVVVDAPPTGRIASFLDVTKAMAEIAKGGPIASQAEGVSRLLHSDQTMIHLVTLLEALPVQETADAVAELTANDLRIGTVIVNRAGEGYLPADVRDRAAAGDLDRAAIRAGLERAGIRLDEADVEGLITETVEHSTRLQAQDTSATELNEVGVSQLYLPALTDGIDLGALYELAEHLSAQGVR comes from the coding sequence GTGCCCGTTTCGGCGGAGTCGGGGCTGGACAAGGGGTGGCCGAAGCGTGCGGAGCAGGCGCGCCTGCACTACGTCTCCGGCAAGGGCGGCACCGGTAAGTCCACGGTGGCCGCCGCGCTGGCGCTGGCCCTGGCCGCCGGCGGGCGGCGGGTGCTGCTGGTGGAGGTGGAGAGCAGGCAATCCATCGCCCAGCTGTTCGATCTTCCGCCGCTGCCACCCACCGAGACCAGGATCGCGACCGCCGACGGCGGCGGCGAGGTGGTGGCGCTGGCGCTCGACATCGAGCACGCCTTCCTCGAATACCTCGACATGTTCTACAACCTGGGCTTCGCGGGACGGGCGATGCGGCGGATGGGCGCCATCGAGTTCGTCACCACCATCGCCCCCGGCCTACGTGACGTGATCCTGACCGGCAAGATCAAGGAGTGCGTGGTCCGCGTCGATCAGGCGGGCAAGCCGGTCTACGACGAGGTCGTGGTCGACGCACCGCCGACCGGCCGGATCGCCAGCTTCCTCGACGTCACCAAGGCGATGGCCGAGATCGCCAAGGGCGGCCCCATCGCCTCGCAGGCCGAGGGCGTGTCGCGGCTGCTGCACTCCGACCAGACGATGATCCACCTGGTCACGCTGCTGGAGGCGCTGCCGGTGCAGGAGACCGCCGACGCGGTCGCCGAGCTCACCGCCAACGACCTGCGGATCGGCACCGTCATCGTCAACCGCGCGGGCGAGGGTTACCTGCCCGCCGACGTGCGCGACCGGGCCGCGGCCGGTGACCTCGATCGCGCGGCGATCCGCGCCGGACTCGAGCGCGCGGGCATTCGTCTCGACGAGGCCGATGTCGAGGGGCTGATCACCGAGACCGTCGAGCACTCGACCCGGTTGCAGGCGCAGGACACCAGCGCGACGGAACTGAACGAGGTCGGTGTGTCCCAGCTGTACCTGCCCGCCCTGACCGACGGCATCGATCTCGGCGCGCTGTACGAGCTGGCCGAACACCTGAGCGCACAGGGAGTGCGATGA
- the nth gene encoding endonuclease III: MRVSPSSAVESGSSSAGAGSAAPSAGAAESAEPKRKTRSRQAETKLGLVRRARRMNRTLARAFPDAHCELDFTTPLELAVATILSAQCTDERVNMTTPALFARYPDARAYAEANRTELEEYIRPTGFYRNKTSSLIGLGQALVEKYDGEVPHTLEELVQLPGIGRKTANVILGNAFDVPGITVDTHFGRLVRRWGWTTEEDPVKVEHAVGELIERKDWTMLSHRVIFHGRRVCHSRKPACGACVLAKDCPSFGLGPVEPEAAAKLVKGPEREHLLGMVGL, from the coding sequence GTGCGTGTGTCCCCGTCGTCCGCCGTCGAGAGCGGGTCGTCCAGTGCCGGTGCGGGGTCGGCCGCACCGTCGGCCGGCGCTGCCGAATCCGCGGAGCCGAAGCGGAAAACCCGGTCCCGACAAGCGGAAACGAAGCTCGGGCTGGTGCGCAGGGCCCGTCGGATGAATCGCACGCTGGCCCGCGCGTTCCCGGATGCGCACTGTGAGCTGGACTTCACCACGCCGCTCGAATTGGCGGTGGCCACAATCCTTTCCGCGCAATGCACCGACGAGCGCGTGAACATGACCACACCGGCGCTGTTCGCCCGATATCCCGACGCGCGTGCCTACGCCGAGGCGAATCGAACCGAACTCGAGGAATACATCAGGCCGACCGGTTTCTATCGAAACAAGACGAGCTCGCTCATCGGGCTCGGCCAGGCACTGGTGGAGAAGTACGACGGTGAAGTACCTCACACCCTCGAAGAATTGGTGCAATTGCCGGGAATCGGGCGCAAAACCGCCAACGTGATCCTCGGCAATGCCTTCGACGTGCCCGGCATCACCGTCGACACCCATTTCGGCCGCCTGGTGCGCCGCTGGGGCTGGACCACCGAGGAGGACCCGGTCAAGGTCGAGCACGCCGTCGGTGAGCTCATCGAGCGCAAGGACTGGACGATGCTCTCGCACCGGGTGATCTTCCACGGTCGCCGGGTCTGCCACTCCCGCAAACCCGCGTGCGGTGCGTGCGTGCTGGCCAAGGACTGCCCCTCGTTCGGGCTCGGCCCGGTCGAGCCGGAGGCGGCCGCGAAGCTGGTCAAGGGGCCCGAGCGCGAGCACCTGCTGGGGATGGTCGGCCTGTGA
- a CDS encoding ArsA family ATPase — translation MNTLDVSGIIADPTARVVVCCGSGGVGKTTTAAAIALRAAELGRKVVVLTIDPARRLAQSLGVAELDNAPQRVILGPEAKGELHAMMLNMRRTFDEMVLEHTSRDKAEQIFANPIYQTVASSFGGTQEYMAMEKLGQLVSRREWDLIVVDTPPSRNALDFLDAPKRLGTFLNGKMIRLIMAPGRGVGRFVTGAMSLAMRGVSTIVGGQMLKDASNFLQSLESLFGGFQDRADRTYAMLAKPGTHFLVVAAPEPDALREASFFVDRLSSEGMPLAGLVLNRTHPVLSSLPGDHALTAADRLAEDDPLTAAVLRIHAERVATAKRERHLLVRFTGAHPRVPIAPVTALPFEVSDLTALRAVADQLTGAPAPV, via the coding sequence ATGAACACGCTGGATGTCTCGGGGATCATCGCCGATCCCACCGCCCGGGTCGTGGTGTGCTGTGGCTCCGGCGGCGTCGGCAAGACGACCACCGCGGCCGCGATCGCGCTGCGGGCCGCCGAGCTGGGCCGCAAGGTCGTGGTGCTCACCATCGACCCGGCGCGCAGGCTGGCCCAGTCGCTCGGGGTGGCCGAGCTGGACAACGCGCCGCAGCGGGTGATCCTCGGCCCCGAGGCCAAGGGTGAGCTGCACGCGATGATGCTCAACATGCGCCGCACCTTCGACGAGATGGTGCTCGAGCACACCAGCCGGGACAAGGCCGAGCAGATCTTCGCCAACCCGATCTACCAGACCGTGGCCTCGTCCTTCGGCGGCACGCAGGAATACATGGCGATGGAGAAGCTGGGCCAGCTGGTGTCCCGGCGCGAGTGGGACCTGATCGTGGTCGACACCCCGCCCTCGCGCAACGCGCTGGACTTCCTCGACGCGCCCAAGCGCCTGGGCACCTTCCTCAACGGCAAGATGATCCGCCTGATCATGGCGCCCGGTCGCGGGGTCGGCCGGTTCGTGACCGGCGCGATGAGCCTGGCGATGCGCGGTGTGTCCACAATCGTGGGCGGGCAGATGCTCAAGGATGCCTCGAACTTCCTGCAATCGCTGGAGTCGCTGTTCGGCGGCTTCCAGGACCGCGCCGACCGCACCTACGCCATGCTCGCCAAGCCGGGCACCCACTTCCTGGTGGTGGCGGCGCCCGAACCGGACGCGCTGCGGGAGGCGTCGTTCTTCGTGGACCGGCTCTCCAGCGAGGGCATGCCGCTGGCCGGGCTGGTGCTCAACCGGACCCACCCGGTGCTCAGCAGCCTGCCGGGCGATCACGCACTCACCGCCGCCGACCGGCTCGCCGAGGACGATCCGCTGACCGCGGCGGTGCTGCGCATCCACGCCGAACGGGTCGCGACCGCCAAGCGGGAACGGCATCTGCTGGTGCGGTTCACCGGCGCCCACCCGCGGGTGCCGATCGCGCCGGTGACGGCGCTGCCGTTCGAGGTCTCCGATCTCACGGCGTTGCGCGCGGTCGCCGATCAGCTCACCGGCGCGCCCGCCCCCGTGTGA
- a CDS encoding WhiB family transcriptional regulator — MHMTTPIARLDVEQAEARIAWVSQARCKEVDPDQLFVRGAAQRKAATICRHCPVLMQCGADALDNRVEFGVWGGMTERQRRALLKQHPEVTSWADFFQAQRQHQVAM; from the coding sequence ATGCATATGACAACCCCCATCGCTCGATTGGACGTGGAGCAGGCCGAAGCTCGAATCGCCTGGGTTTCCCAGGCCCGATGCAAGGAAGTGGATCCCGATCAGTTGTTCGTCCGCGGCGCGGCGCAGCGCAAGGCGGCGACGATCTGCAGGCACTGCCCGGTGTTGATGCAGTGTGGAGCCGATGCTCTCGACAATCGAGTGGAATTCGGTGTGTGGGGTGGGATGACCGAACGGCAGCGTCGCGCGCTGCTCAAGCAGCATCCGGAGGTGACCTCCTGGGCCGACTTCTTCCAGGCCCAGCGCCAGCACCAAGTGGCGATGTGA
- a CDS encoding TlpA family protein disulfide reductase encodes MSRVPVWVRLALAGLITVVALAVALWPRDAGEPAAGSGAPTGGAVSAQLRADAALAPCPGPAPGAVGAGPLAGLTPTCLADGAPVDLAAALAGKPALLNLWAYWCGPCAEELPHLREYASRVGDRVTVLTVHSDPEEAKALSRLTGLDVHLPGVLDPDARVRAAVGAPAVLPISVLVRPDGSVAEVVVRTFTGVDDIAATVQRALGVPM; translated from the coding sequence GTGAGTCGGGTGCCGGTCTGGGTTCGGCTGGCGTTGGCCGGGCTGATCACCGTGGTCGCGCTCGCGGTCGCGCTGTGGCCGCGCGACGCCGGCGAACCCGCGGCGGGCAGCGGCGCACCGACCGGCGGTGCCGTCTCCGCGCAGCTGCGTGCCGATGCCGCGCTCGCGCCGTGTCCCGGCCCCGCGCCGGGCGCGGTGGGTGCGGGGCCGCTGGCGGGGCTGACACCGACCTGCCTGGCCGATGGCGCGCCGGTCGACCTGGCGGCCGCGCTCGCGGGCAAACCCGCCCTGCTCAACCTCTGGGCCTACTGGTGCGGTCCGTGCGCGGAGGAACTGCCGCATCTGCGCGAGTACGCGAGCCGGGTGGGCGACCGGGTCACCGTGCTCACTGTGCACAGCGATCCCGAGGAGGCCAAGGCGCTGTCCCGGCTGACCGGCCTGGACGTGCACCTGCCCGGCGTGCTCGACCCCGACGCCCGCGTCCGCGCCGCGGTCGGTGCGCCCGCGGTGCTGCCGATCTCGGTGCTGGTGCGGCCGGACGGCTCCGTCGCCGAGGTCGTGGTGCGCACGTTCACCGGCGTCGACGACATCGCCGCGACCGTGCAGCGGGCGCTCGGGGTGCCGATGTGA
- a CDS encoding RidA family protein: protein MESATRWRENLDRLGVTLPAVAAPVAAYIPAIRTGSLVYTSGQLPFVDGELSAVGKVGAEVSLETAKEAARLCALNALAAVHDLISLDEVTRIVKVVGFVASAPGFTDQPIVVNGASELLGEVFGEAGVHARSAVGVAELPKNAPVEVELVVEVRG from the coding sequence GTGGAATCGGCGACGCGGTGGCGGGAGAACCTGGACCGGCTCGGCGTGACGCTGCCCGCGGTGGCGGCGCCGGTGGCGGCCTACATCCCGGCCATCAGGACGGGTTCGCTGGTGTACACGTCCGGACAGCTCCCCTTCGTCGACGGTGAGTTGTCCGCGGTCGGCAAGGTCGGCGCCGAGGTGTCGCTCGAGACGGCCAAGGAGGCCGCCCGGCTCTGCGCACTCAACGCCTTGGCCGCCGTGCACGATCTCATCTCGCTCGACGAGGTGACGCGGATCGTCAAGGTGGTCGGATTCGTCGCCTCCGCACCGGGATTCACCGACCAGCCGATCGTGGTGAACGGCGCCTCGGAACTGCTGGGCGAGGTGTTCGGAGAAGCGGGCGTGCACGCGCGCTCGGCGGTGGGGGTGGCCGAACTGCCCAAGAACGCGCCCGTCGAGGTCGAACTCGTCGTCGAGGTGCGCGGCTGA